A stretch of the Argentina anserina chromosome 6, drPotAnse1.1, whole genome shotgun sequence genome encodes the following:
- the LOC126800737 gene encoding NAC domain-containing protein 19-like, whose amino-acid sequence MKSFPIGFRFHPTDDELVSYYLRNKAQLGDEYRSSHVPNCPEFYGKSEPWTIWDKYGGHAVEDGEPLFFFAKRKRLNPKSSRFDRKVGTGTWSGQYRVKVMEEGKVIGVKRDFRYERGSSADQNNRWLMDEYELNKNDITVLCTLRKNPTNPPPKTDDPADPSPETHVSETVESTVDESRRKRKFDDFIGDLEQDLDQRRKLIADLEQRRMLRGNKQPRTEGTSWVEQGGHQ is encoded by the coding sequence ATGAAAAGTTTTCCAATTGGTTTTAGGTTTCATCCTACAGATGACGAGCTGGTGAGCTACTACCTCCGCAACAAGGCTCAACTGGGCGACGAGTACCGGTCCTCTCACGTCCCCAATTGTCCTGAATTCTATGGCAAATCGGAGCCATGGACTATCTGGGACAAGTACGGTGGTCACGCTGTGGAGGACGGGGagcctctcttcttcttcgccAAGCGCAAAAGGTTGAACCCTAAAAGCTCACGATTTGATAGAAAAGTGGGCACTGGTACTTGGAGCGGCCAATATAGGGTTAAAGTTATGGAGGAGGGTAAGGTTATTGGAGTCAAGAGAGACTTTCGATACGAGCGTGGAAGCTCTGCAGATCAAAACAACCGTTGGTTGATGGATGAATATGAGTTGAACAAGAATGACATAACTGTACTCTGCACTTTGAGAAAAAACCCTACAAACCCACCACCGAAAACTGACGACCCTGCAGACCCGTCACCGGAAACTCACGTTAGTGAAACGGTGGAGAGTACTGTGGATGAAAGTCGGAGAAAGAGGAAGTTTGACGACTTCATTGGTGATCTTGAACAAGACCTAGATCAAAGGAGAAAGCTTATTGCAGATCTAGAACAAAGGAGAATGCTTCGAGGGAACAAGCAGCCGAGAACGGAAGGGACTTCTTGGGTTGAACAAGGTGGCCACCAGTAG
- the LOC126798830 gene encoding LOW QUALITY PROTEIN: uncharacterized protein LOC126798830 (The sequence of the model RefSeq protein was modified relative to this genomic sequence to represent the inferred CDS: deleted 1 base in 1 codon), whose amino-acid sequence MMSGNYTSIDNQSVSGSVPAAVPDPGHHTVKFQDSHLQTFPPSEAQGKISSGARPPRDADDTFSKPVSGSDEPQQSGWLRTFSVSTYKAYFDVDTSDVLERIKDSLLPYSGAFNEKTTNNPDLYGPFWICTTLIFVAAAIGTFVTYVAHKVKSQEWSYDINVVQWSAGLFYGYVTIVPLVLYVIINVFSAPAGLVHLFCLYGYSLFVFIPALCLSVVPLEIFRWVIAGVAGIMSATFVAINLRAHIVSAGESWFLIVAGIFLLQLALSVVLKLYLFTITV is encoded by the exons aTGATGTCCGGCAATTATACTAGCATTGATAACCAAAGCGTCTCCGGATCTGTTCCTGCT GCGGTTCCAGATCCAGGCCACCACACCGTCAAATTCCAAG ATTCACACCTTCAGACGTTTCCTCCGTCTGAGGCACAAGGGAAGATCTCTAGTGGTGCTCGCCCTCCTCGCGATGCTGATG ACACATTTTCAAAACCTGTATCTGGTTCTGATGAACCCCAGCAGAGTGGTTGGCTACGTACTTTCAGTGTATCCACTTACAAGGCATATTTTGACGTTGACACTTCAGATGTTCTAGAGAGGATCAAAGACTCACTCCTTCCATATAGTGGAGCTTTCAATGAAAAAACAACTAACAATCCAGATTT GTATGGACCTTTCTGGATATGCACAACCCTTATATTTGTCGCAGCTGCCATTGGTACCTTTGTGACATATGTAGCACACAAAGTCAAGAGTCAAGAGTGGTCCTATGACATTAACGTGGTGCAATGGTCTGCTGGATTGTTCTATGGTTACGTCACTATTGTTCCTCTTGTGCTGTATGTTATC ATTAATGTCTTCTCGGCACCAGCAGGTCTCGTTCATCTGTTCTGCCTGTATGGCTACTCCCTGTTTGTCTTTATACCAGCTTTG TGTCTCTCCGTTGTTCCCTTGGAAATTTTTCGATGGGTGATTGCTGGCGTGGCTGGGATCATGTCTGCTACTTTTGTGGCCATAAACCTTCGCGCCCACATTGTCTCAGCAGGTGAAAGTTGGTTCTTGATTGTGGCTGGGATCTTTCTGTTGCAGTTGGCTCTTTCTGTTGTGCTAAAACTCTATTTGTTCACCATCACAGTCTAG
- the LOC126798664 gene encoding peroxisomal adenine nucleotide carrier 1-like isoform X2, translated as MIIRPSTDVFWEAISTRQVLSLYQGLETKNLQSFISQFVYFYGYSYFKRLYLETSGSKSIGTSANLILAAAAGACTAIATQPLDTASSKMQTTAFGKSKGLWKTLTEGTWKDAFDGLGISLLLTANPAIQYTVFDQLKQRLLKEKQDKSAKGSSPEALSAFSAFVLGAVSKSVATILTYPAIRCKVMIQAADPDDDDDDKTKKARRKTQRTIPGTLNAIWKREGVPGFFKGLHAQILKTVLSSALLLMIKEKISATTWVLILAIRRYLFLTRGRIKKGMND; from the exons ATGATCATCAGGCCAAGTACAG ATGTATTCTGGGAAGCAATATCCACTCGGCAGGTTCTTTCACTGTATCAGGGTCTGGAAACAAAAAACCTGCAATCCTTCATTTCTCAGTTTGTGTACTTTTATGGGTATAGCTACTTCAAAAGATTATATCTGGAAACCAGTGGTTCTAAATCAATAGGTACATCAGCAAACCTGATTCTTGCCGCTGCGGCTGGGGCTTGCACTGCCATTGCCACACAG CCTCTAGATACAGCCTCGTCAAAGATGCAGACAACTGCCTTTGGAAAGTCTAAAGGGCTTTGGAAGACCCTTACAGAGGGCACCTGGAAAGATGCATTTGATGGTCTTGGAATCTCTCTGTTGCTTACCGCAAACCCTGCAATTCAG TATACAGTGTTTGATCAGCTAAAACAAAGACtactgaaagaaaaacaagataAATCGGCCAAGGGCTCGTCCCCAGAAGCCCTTTCTGCCTTTTCAGCATTTGTTCTAGGTGCAGTCTCAAAAAGTGTTGCTACCATTTTGACCTATCCTGCCATCAG GTGTAAGGTCATGATCCAAGCTGCTGAcccagatgatgatgatgatgataaaaCTAAGAAAGCTCGCCGAAAGACCCAAAGAACAATTCCAGGAACTCTCAATGCTATATGGAAAAGAGAAGGAGTTCCTGGCTTCTTCAAAGGATTACATGCCCAGATCTTAAAAACTGTTTTGAGCTCCGCGTTGCTTTTGATGATCAAGGAAAAAATTTCTGCTACTACTTGGGTACTCATACTCGCAATCCGAAGGTATCTATTCCTCACAAGAGGCAGAATAAAAAAGGGCATGAATGATTGA
- the LOC126798664 gene encoding peroxisomal adenine nucleotide carrier 1-like isoform X1: MDLESISEATSGAIGSLLSTTILYPLDTCKTRYQADVRAHDHQAKYRNLSDVFWEAISTRQVLSLYQGLETKNLQSFISQFVYFYGYSYFKRLYLETSGSKSIGTSANLILAAAAGACTAIATQPLDTASSKMQTTAFGKSKGLWKTLTEGTWKDAFDGLGISLLLTANPAIQYTVFDQLKQRLLKEKQDKSAKGSSPEALSAFSAFVLGAVSKSVATILTYPAIRCKVMIQAADPDDDDDDKTKKARRKTQRTIPGTLNAIWKREGVPGFFKGLHAQILKTVLSSALLLMIKEKISATTWVLILAIRRYLFLTRGRIKKGMND; this comes from the exons ATGGATCTCGAGTCCATATCAGAGGCTACTTCAGGAGCCATAGGGTCACTGCTGAGCACCACCATTCTGTACCCACTTGACACCTGCAAAACCAGGTACCAAGCTGACGTCAGAGCCCATGATCATCAGGCCAAGTACAG GAACCTCTCAGATGTATTCTGGGAAGCAATATCCACTCGGCAGGTTCTTTCACTGTATCAGGGTCTGGAAACAAAAAACCTGCAATCCTTCATTTCTCAGTTTGTGTACTTTTATGGGTATAGCTACTTCAAAAGATTATATCTGGAAACCAGTGGTTCTAAATCAATAGGTACATCAGCAAACCTGATTCTTGCCGCTGCGGCTGGGGCTTGCACTGCCATTGCCACACAG CCTCTAGATACAGCCTCGTCAAAGATGCAGACAACTGCCTTTGGAAAGTCTAAAGGGCTTTGGAAGACCCTTACAGAGGGCACCTGGAAAGATGCATTTGATGGTCTTGGAATCTCTCTGTTGCTTACCGCAAACCCTGCAATTCAG TATACAGTGTTTGATCAGCTAAAACAAAGACtactgaaagaaaaacaagataAATCGGCCAAGGGCTCGTCCCCAGAAGCCCTTTCTGCCTTTTCAGCATTTGTTCTAGGTGCAGTCTCAAAAAGTGTTGCTACCATTTTGACCTATCCTGCCATCAG GTGTAAGGTCATGATCCAAGCTGCTGAcccagatgatgatgatgatgataaaaCTAAGAAAGCTCGCCGAAAGACCCAAAGAACAATTCCAGGAACTCTCAATGCTATATGGAAAAGAGAAGGAGTTCCTGGCTTCTTCAAAGGATTACATGCCCAGATCTTAAAAACTGTTTTGAGCTCCGCGTTGCTTTTGATGATCAAGGAAAAAATTTCTGCTACTACTTGGGTACTCATACTCGCAATCCGAAGGTATCTATTCCTCACAAGAGGCAGAATAAAAAAGGGCATGAATGATTGA